In Drosophila miranda strain MSH22 chromosome XR, D.miranda_PacBio2.1, whole genome shotgun sequence, the genomic window TAAAAATACCaatacaattactaattacgaGAAAGGTATGTGAGTATTAGTAATTTATTAAGAGGAAGGGAATTAGttgtggatataatatggtagagggaattataatccgagcataagaccctaaacggttcatgcaaggaataattcgatctacaaagtggaggGAACATCGGTACACAATTTAtagtaagtctaataggaatcatgaagtttatgcggcgcAACAGATCAGGGCGGTCTATGTCACTCCTGTCACAACAatcatttttctacggttaactaaggatgggaggcttactaatagcagtctactagagtaagatgggagtctcacacccacatcccagttaaggccccgcagcgCAAAgtgtaaaaagtttttctagactgattctatacggtcctagTATACTTTGTACTGAGAGCACCATACACATATGATACACAGATGATAGTTTTTTTCACGCATAAATGTAAATTTGTCTATATTGTATGCGCTATGTGCAATTAATTTTTAAAATCGATAGCACATTAGAAACCGTTTTTAAATTGAAAGAATCTTACGATTTTTGAAAACAGGTCACGAAATTTTTCGATTTGTTAATTGATTTTAAACTTTTTGCGGTTTGCGATAACCGGAGCATAGCTGTATATCTTAGCAAGCAAGTAAATTGGGGATATTTATAGTAGGCTATGGGACCTACATAACTTTTTAATGTTTCTAAAAAACGCTTGGTACATATATCATTTCAAGTAATACATATAATTTATACATTAGAACACAGAACAAGTCTTAAAATATTTCATAcgcaaaataaaataattttaaTCAGCTATATAATGCTGCGAATTCCAGGAATGCCGCTGCTTCCGGGCACGCTTTTTCGTGACGTAAGTAAATCCATCCTTAACCAACTCACTGAGATAAAACCACCCCACAACTTTTTTCTAAATATTAGGTTTCTAAGGGCCATTACCCCAAGCCACAGTCGTTGCTGAACATCCAGGGTCTCAGCATGCTTAATGATCGTCAGCAACCCGCACCAATTGATCCCAATGGCGACGTAATAGACATTAGCTGCCCACCGGTCGGCGCATCTTCCATCTATCCACCCCGTTCCGGTCCACGCATGCCACCCTGGTTGGCCTACGACAAGAAAGTTCTCTGCTTTAGTGCCTATTTCAAACAAACTTTGCAGGAGGTCTACCATGCACCTTACTTGGTTCGAAAAGTTAAGATATATTTCTATCTAGAAGACGGCACTTTAGAGATTTATGAGCCTCGAGTAGATAATTCCGGCATAGTTCAGGGTTGCCTGGTCCATCGTCAGCGTGTTCAAAAGACGCCGCCCTGTGACAATGAGTTTATGTCTCTTAATGATTTGAATATCGACATGACTGTACAGATTTTCGATCGGCAATATCATATTATAGACTGCGATCAGTTCACTCGTGACTTTCTAAACAGACGCGGCATCACCGTTCCGGATTCAATGAAATTCCCTTGGTAAAAAATGTTCTATAGAAATGTATTTGTATCTACATTAATCTCATCCGTAATTAACTTTTTTCTTTACTTTGAACATCATTTACAGCGATCCAACTAATTCCGTGGGTAATCGTGAACATTTAGGCGCTGTCAACCCGATTGAAAAAAAACATGCTTTTGCGCAATTTTTAAAGTATGATCGACAAATACTCAAATTTCAGGCGTACTGGGATGATCGAACGGAGTTTGGGGACGTTCGCAAGTTAGAAATCTGCTACTACTTGGCCGACGATACCATCGAAATCAAGGAAGCACATATCCGCAATTCCGGTCGCGACGGACCAACCGTATTTCTGAAACGAGCGCGTCTGGCACGGGTGagtaaaaatatattaaattatTGTTAAATTGTCTGTTcatcaattaaatatttttaattatagGAGTTTAACGGACTGTTATTGCCAGGACAGATGACGCCGATAACACTACTTAATGTTTTAGGAACTAATATGCGCAACGTACGTTACTGTGTTGACCCTCTAAACACAGGCAACCAGGATATTATGTATTATAGCGAACGGGATCTGCAAATTGGCAGTGTGATAAATGTCTATGGTCGGGCTGTGATCATTACCGAACTGGACCCTTTTACTCAGCAATATTATCGCCAACGCTATGGTGTACAAGATTTCACACCACTAGCTATTCCTACAAGATCGGACGACTGTACTGACTACCGCCAAAAAGAGCGTGTTCTTCCACCATATAATGGCTGGGGAAGCTACGAAGACTCGGTCGGAAATTGCTTATCTGTGGAGCCGAAACCGCCAAAGACTGACTTTAAAAAGTTTATTAAGTTTGATCGCTATGTATTGCGGTTTGGTGCCAAGATGCTTTCCACTATCAAGGAAAATTGTGAACGCATCTTTGTGATAAGCTACTACCTGAGTGACGATACATTACAGATACAAGAAGTGGCCGTACGTAACTCTGGTTTCCTCGGAGGCGAGTTTATGAAACGCACTCGCATAGAATTGCCCGGACAAGAGAAATTCTCTTATAAGCAACCACAATACTATATGCCCTGGAACTTTTTCATCGGGTCCACCATGTCCCTGAAAGACTTTATATTTCATTTGGTATCTGCAGACGAGTATACCCTTATGTTTATGGAGCACCATCCAGAGCAGTTTATCCACGCAAACCTATCCGCCATTATGCAGAAAATCCGCTCTGCGCTTCAAAACCGTATGTCTGAGTTTGCGGGAACCTGCGTGCCAGATTGTTACAATTTGGAAAACAAGCGCGACGTATTTGTATCTTTCGAAAGCTTCAAGGGAGCATTAATCGGAGTATTGGGCAAAGTAATCAGCGACCACGAAATCATTACGCTCTGTCGACATTTTTCAGCAGAACAAACTTCTACAAGTGGTTGCTCTAGGGTTAATGTACGGGCAGCAGCACATCTAGAGTTAAAGCGTGCATTGTGGAACGCTCGCGACGACATGATGGAACATTTCCATCACATCAATCCTACCAACCAACCATTCTTGCCTGAATCAAAAGTTCGCTCCACACTTCGCGGCTGTCGTCTTCCCTTTTCACTGGAATTGATTGACAATATTTTATTAATTCTAAATCGCAATGAGTGTAACGAGATTGAGATCTGTGATCTAATGAACTTTATCGATGTGTCCTGTAGCAAAGGCTGTGACATGCCACCTGTAAACCATGCTTTTGAGCTGTGCCCCAAGATTCCATTCCAGCACAAAGGCCGATTAGTGAACTTATCCTGTTTTCTGAGTAAATTAAACCTACCACTGAATTTATCATCTGGAAACGAGAGTGGAAAAGACATGATGGGCGGTGCCAGAATATTGCCTCCATCGGCAACTGAAGAACTCCAGCTACATAATgacaaaaaacaaaatgaCCAAAATAACATGGATGTAAAAATCTAGTTCGGACTAAGCCTATGTGATATTTGGACAGtttattttgttatttttcATATAAGGCTACAGTTTTTATGGGTACAAATTTGTTGTATAATATGCCATGAGCTactttatttttaaatatatttatattcttGGTAGGAAGACTTCAAAGGAACTTgtattaaaatttaaaaaaaaaatgttgtgTGATATTACTTTTATATATAAGTACATATATGGAATTGTACATGTTCAAATTAATCACAGAAATAAGATTTGACCGAACGGCAAAAAACTGTTAAGCAGGCCTTTGAAGCTGTGCCTCGAAAGATCACTCTTATATCTTCTTATCCAAGTGCTTTCTAGTTATTCAGTGCATTGAATCCCAGCGAGGCATCGTAAAGAGTGAGAGGTAAAAGCATTAACAATAAAACCATGTACACGAAGTTCGGAAGTGGCTGAGTGGTTGAAACCTCTACTCAAGGCTCAGGACAAAAGAGTAGCCTCTGTCGTAAGACGATCTTACCCACAACTAGTTCGCCCATGTTGGTGGTATCTGCCCTTCTGCCAACGAAACTGACACTTCCATGATTCATTACGTACGTTTCTCCAAACATATTGAATTTTCAATAGTTTTCATATTTTTGTTTTCAAGCCAATTTAGAGCCCAAGAATAGTTTTTCATCTTTGGCATTATTTAGCTATACTTATGACCAACTCCAATgacccaatccaaggtgacactgtcatatgccgagggatgcatggccgaggGGGTGCTCGGTCGCttatatgcggactctggatacctgccgacctccagtcttaataaggcttcccggggcacgCGGGCTATGCCCCGGGCGACTAACCCCTTCCCACCTACTCGTGGGATCAAATATGCCAAATTTAACtattcaaacaaaaaacaccgcaaaggagcacGGCACTCCTCCTAAAGTGCCGGAGGGAAAAGACCATCCCTCTACAAACGCATCTGGGAAACCAGTGCCCaaaaagacggggaaggagactaagtcggtccaccgtctcgaGGCAGCAGACGCTGTGAGGAGAggaccgaaaagccaatcgggccaATCCACGTCGGGGGGCCCCAAGGGCGACCCGGTTACCGGGGGGGCGACCATGCAGAGCGATATCGCGGCTGGCAGACCCCTTGGGACCGGGGACCCCTTGACAACCCCGGCAGGCGGCGCCTCTGCCTCGAAAGATAGGCCCAAG contains:
- the LOC117186670 gene encoding EF-hand domain-containing family member C2-like; translated protein: MLRIPGMPLLPGTLFRDVSKGHYPKPQSLLNIQGLSMLNDRQQPAPIDPNGDVIDISCPPVGASSIYPPRSGPRMPPWLAYDKKVLCFSAYFKQTLQEVYHAPYLVRKVKIYFYLEDGTLEIYEPRVDNSGIVQGCLVHRQRVQKTPPCDNEFMSLNDLNIDMTVQIFDRQYHIIDCDQFTRDFLNRRGITVPDSMKFPCDPTNSVGNREHLGAVNPIEKKHAFAQFLKYDRQILKFQAYWDDRTEFGDVRKLEICYYLADDTIEIKEAHIRNSGRDGPTVFLKRARLAREFNGLLLPGQMTPITLLNVLGTNMRNVRYCVDPLNTGNQDIMYYSERDLQIGSVINVYGRAVIITELDPFTQQYYRQRYGVQDFTPLAIPTRSDDCTDYRQKERVLPPYNGWGSYEDSVGNCLSVEPKPPKTDFKKFIKFDRYVLRFGAKMLSTIKENCERIFVISYYLSDDTLQIQEVAVRNSGFLGGEFMKRTRIELPGQEKFSYKQPQYYMPWNFFIGSTMSLKDFIFHLVSADEYTLMFMEHHPEQFIHANLSAIMQKIRSALQNRMSEFAGTCVPDCYNLENKRDVFVSFESFKGALIGVLGKVISDHEIITLCRHFSAEQTSTSGCSRVNVRAAAHLELKRALWNARDDMMEHFHHINPTNQPFLPESKVRSTLRGCRLPFSLELIDNILLILNRNECNEIEICDLMNFIDVSCSKGCDMPPVNHAFELCPKIPFQHKGRLVNLSCFLSKLNLPLNLSSGNESGKDMMGGARILPPSATEELQLHNDKKQNDQNNMDVKI